The Candidatus Kapaibacterium sp. genome has a segment encoding these proteins:
- a CDS encoding acyl-CoA dehydrogenase family protein: MPMSDFFYTDELLSEDEIMFRNIVRDFVDDEVIPVIESHFQNATYPTHLTKKLANLGVFGIKFPEHYGGSGAGYVMYGLAMQELERGDSAIRSFASVQSSLVMYPIWRYGSDSQKDKYLKKLAEAEFIGCFGLTEPDFGSNPAGMITTATKTSTGFLLNGAKMWITNGTVADVAVVWAKLDGEIHGFIVEKGIPGFTAPEMKGKHSLRASVTSELIFQDCEIPAENILNISGLKGPLSCLTQARYGIAWGAVGAALAVYQSSVEYAKSRIQFDKPIGAFQLVQEKLVYMFTEISKAQLVNIRLGRLMEEGKATPQHVSFAKRNNVEMALNCARLAREIHGANGILGEYPIMRHAANLESVKTYEGTHDIHTLILGHYITGLPAYQ, from the coding sequence ATGCCCATGAGTGATTTTTTTTATACAGATGAGCTATTATCCGAAGATGAGATAATGTTTCGAAATATAGTCAGAGATTTTGTTGATGACGAGGTAATTCCCGTAATCGAATCTCACTTTCAAAATGCTACTTACCCAACACATTTGACTAAGAAATTAGCAAATTTGGGTGTGTTCGGCATTAAATTTCCCGAGCATTACGGTGGTTCAGGCGCCGGATATGTGATGTACGGGCTTGCGATGCAAGAACTCGAACGAGGCGATTCGGCAATTAGGTCTTTCGCATCAGTCCAAAGTTCTTTGGTGATGTATCCAATTTGGAGATATGGCAGCGATAGCCAGAAAGACAAATATCTCAAGAAATTAGCAGAAGCTGAATTCATTGGTTGCTTCGGTCTAACCGAACCTGATTTTGGGTCAAATCCCGCAGGAATGATAACAACTGCAACTAAAACAAGCACCGGATTTTTGCTCAATGGTGCAAAAATGTGGATTACAAATGGTACTGTAGCTGATGTAGCTGTAGTATGGGCAAAATTAGACGGTGAGATTCACGGTTTCATCGTTGAGAAAGGCATTCCGGGCTTTACAGCTCCCGAAATGAAAGGGAAACATTCTCTGAGAGCCTCAGTTACATCGGAATTGATATTCCAAGATTGCGAAATTCCAGCCGAAAATATTTTGAATATTTCCGGATTGAAAGGACCGCTATCGTGTTTGACTCAAGCTCGATATGGAATAGCCTGGGGTGCTGTGGGTGCCGCATTAGCTGTCTATCAATCATCGGTAGAATATGCAAAATCTCGAATTCAATTTGATAAACCAATTGGTGCTTTTCAGTTAGTTCAGGAAAAACTTGTTTACATGTTCACTGAAATTTCCAAAGCTCAACTTGTGAATATCCGATTGGGAAGATTGATGGAAGAAGGCAAAGCCACTCCCCAACACGTGTCTTTTGCAAAACGGAATAATGTAGAAATGGCTCTAAACTGTGCCCGATTAGCTCGGGAAATTCACGGAGCTAACGGCATACTCGGTGAATACCCGATTATGCGCCATGCTGCAAATTTGGAATCCGTGAAGACATATGAAGGCACTCATGATATTCATACATTAATTCTTGGTCATTATATCACAGGATTACCTGCTTATCAGTAA